The nucleotide sequence ATTGGCGGCAAAATGGCCGGCCACCGCTATCTGCACTGCGGCACCTGCGCCTGCGAGTGGCAGATGGTTCGCGTCAAATGCTCGCACTGCGAGTCCACCAAGGGCATCCACTACCAGGGCGTAGAGGGTTCTGGCGAGACCGTGCTGGCCGAAACCTGCGACGAATGCGGCTGCTACCGCAAAATCGTGAATCAGGAAAAAGACCCCATGGCCGACCCGCTGGCCGATGATCTGGCCAGCCTGATGCTGGACCTGCTGATGAGCGAGACCTCTTTCCAGCGCGCCAGCGCCAACCCCCTGCTGTTTGTGGCCGTCGCCGAAGAGCAGCAAGGCGATCTGGACAACTCCCTGATCGACCCCGCGGCCTGAACACCGCACCACACACGCCCGGAGCCACCGTGCCCTGGGCCACAATGCAAGGGCGGCGGAATGCTTTTCTGCCGCCCTTTTCTTTCGTCACACCATCATTTTTGTAGCATCCTGCGCAGTGCCCTGCTGCGCCTGGACCTGAAACATGTCAGAAATTACGCACCCGTCCCAGTTGCCCGCCGTTGACAAGCTTTTGCTGCAAAAGCCCATGGAAGCCCTGCGCCAGAGCTATGGGCTGGATGCTTGCACGCGGGCCGTGCGCGAGGTGCTGGCCCAGACGCGCAGCCGCGTTCTGGCAGGCGAAGCCATTACAGCCACACCCGCTGATCTGATTGCACTGGCCGAGCAGCAACTGAAAAAGCAGTTTGCCCCCAGACTGCGCCCCGTCTTCAACCTCACCGGCACCGTGTTGCACACCAACCTGGGCCGCGCCCTGCTGCCCCAGGCCGCCATTGATGCCGTGGTGCAAGCCATGAGCGCGCCCGCCAATCTGGAATACGACCTGGAAGACGGCAGCCGCGGCGACCGTGATGATCTGGTGGAGTCGCTGATCTGCGAGCTGACGGGCGCGGAAGCTGCCACCATCGTCAACAACAATGCCGCCGCCGTGCTGCTGGTTCTGTCCACCCTGGCGCTGAACAAGGAAGTCATCGTCTCGCGCGGTGAACTGGTGGAGATTGGCGGCGCTTTTCGCATTCCCGATGTGATGACGCGTGCCGGTGCAAAGCTGGTGGAAGTTGGCACCACCAACCGCACGCATGAAAAAGACTATGCAGGCGCCATCACCGAAAACACTGCAGCACTGATGAAGGTGCACTGCAGCAACTACGCCATCAGCGGCTTTACCAAGTCGGTCAGCGACGCCGACGTGGCTGGTATTTCCCATGAAAAGGGTCTGCCCATGATCGTGGACCTGGGTAGCGGCACGCTCATCGATATGCGCGACTGGGGCCTTCCCTACGAGGTAACGGTGCGCGAAACCGTAGAGTCTGGTGCCGACATCGTCACCTTCAGTGGCGACAAGCTGCTGGGCGGTCCACAGGCCGGCATCATCGTGGGCAAGAAAGAGCTGATTGCCCAGATCAAGAAAAACCCGCTCAAGCGCGCCCTGCGCGTGGGCAAGATCACCATGGCTGCACTGGAGCCCACACTGCGCCTGTACCTCAACCCCGAAACCCTGGCGCAGGAGCTGACGACGCTGCGCCTGTTCACACGCAAAGCGGCCGATATGCAGGCCCAGGCCGAGCAACTGCTCGCGCCGCTGCAAGCCGCGCTGGGTGCGAACTTTGTGGTGGAGGTCGCGCCCATGACCAGCCAGATCGGCAGCGGCGCCCTGCCTGTAGAAAGCCTGCCCAGCTTTGGCCTGAAAATCTATCCCGCCAGCGGCAAACAGGCGGGCCGCCAGCTCAATCAGCTGGAGTCACGCTTTCGCGCCCTGCCCCGCCCCGTCATCGGCCGCCTGCGCGATGATGCCTACTGGCTGGACCTGCGTTGCCTGGAAGCTTTCGCCCAGGCCGAGTTCGTTCAGCAGTTTCCCCAGTTAACCTCCGCTTAGGACAGCTCCATGGCCCCAGCAGACCTTGACGACAGCGAAGACCGCCAGGTCGATGTGCACAGCGCCGAAGTGCCTGCTGGCATCAGGGCCGCAGCACTCTCGCGCTGGCAGCCGGGGCACAGCCTGTGGCGCTGCCCGCGCCTGTCGGCGCCGCGCGGCCCACTGGGCATTCTGGGCATAGGCCAGCGCAGCGTTGTCATCGAATGGTGGCAGCTTGATGCCGATGGGGATCTGGTGGAAGCCTACTGGGAAAAATAGAAAAACTGCCTTTTGCGCTTATCCATAAAGCGTTATTAGCTAGCATAAAGATAGTAAAAACAATGATTATTGGCACAGCAGGCCATATTGACCACGGCAAAACCACCCTGGTCGGCGCACTCACCGGCGTGGAGACAGACCGCCTCAAGGAAGAAAAAGCACGCGGCATTTCCATCGAACTGGGCTATGCCTACGCGCCGCTGGCCAACGGCGATGTGCTGGGCATTATTGATGTGCCCGGCCACGAAAAATTCGTGCACACGATGGCCGCCGGCGCCGTGGGCATTGACCATGCGCTGCTCGTCATTGCCGCCGACGACGGCATCATGCCGCAGACCATAGAGCACCTGGAAATTCTGCAACTGCTGGGTGTTCAGCAAGGCACGGTGGCGCTGACCAAGGTGGATCGCGCTGCCCGTGAGCGCATAGACGAAGTGCGCGCCGAAATCGAAGCCATTCTGTCAGTCACCGCTCTGGCCGATGCCCCCATCTTTGAAACCGCCGCCGCCCAGCCCAATGACCCCGGCGTCTGGGCCCTGCGCCAGCACCTCGATCTGCAAGCCCAGCAAATGCCCGCGCGGGCACGCGACGGGCTGT is from Comamonas fluminis and encodes:
- the selA gene encoding L-seryl-tRNA(Sec) selenium transferase, whose amino-acid sequence is MSEITHPSQLPAVDKLLLQKPMEALRQSYGLDACTRAVREVLAQTRSRVLAGEAITATPADLIALAEQQLKKQFAPRLRPVFNLTGTVLHTNLGRALLPQAAIDAVVQAMSAPANLEYDLEDGSRGDRDDLVESLICELTGAEAATIVNNNAAAVLLVLSTLALNKEVIVSRGELVEIGGAFRIPDVMTRAGAKLVEVGTTNRTHEKDYAGAITENTAALMKVHCSNYAISGFTKSVSDADVAGISHEKGLPMIVDLGSGTLIDMRDWGLPYEVTVRETVESGADIVTFSGDKLLGGPQAGIIVGKKELIAQIKKNPLKRALRVGKITMAALEPTLRLYLNPETLAQELTTLRLFTRKAADMQAQAEQLLAPLQAALGANFVVEVAPMTSQIGSGALPVESLPSFGLKIYPASGKQAGRQLNQLESRFRALPRPVIGRLRDDAYWLDLRCLEAFAQAEFVQQFPQLTSA